A region from the Sphingopyxis lindanitolerans genome encodes:
- a CDS encoding ATP-binding protein, which produces MFERDLDNEAEDQRERFRFWLTIGLGAILTGVVGALVLLLSRANDDYDRSLSWQAHSLEIISQTRSLDAALARAEAALGRFAVGLQKEDGRVYQQQWGLSQQYLTLLQRNVRDNPEQAGLVRKLTAELTARGIQLGDAALSANYRQTIAAISKYNAAGHDSALLRIDRLLSDLIRNERRILFERNRVAASDRASLNQAILLFSLLGAAAAVIAIAATVSLVRAESERRTARRETLFESDRAMQLEAAVEARTAELEQANVALRSEMNERATAEAQLRQAQKMEAVGQLTGGIAHDFNNMLAVVVGGLELAQRLVATAPDKAQRHMSNAMDGANRAADLTRRLLTFARAEPARPEMMPVDDCIASFAQLIERTIGDRIALTLDLHVPDLACWVDRQQFENALLNLAVNARDAMEGHGSLTIRTLRDEQEEVAALAVQVIDTGCGMSAEVVERVFDPFYTTKPAGQGTGLGMSQVFAFCRQSGGEVRVASTEGEGTSVAMLLPVARTQAVPAPGADADETPDVARAADALTILVVEDDQRVLAATVGAVEELGHRAIACSNPLDAEALVDTHGGFDLILSDVLMPELTGPEMVAGLKQRWPDLPVLFVTGYAGDASEDEAFGDHDVLRKPFTLTALDQAIRRTNAPVEGQRLAS; this is translated from the coding sequence GTGTTCGAGCGGGACCTGGACAATGAAGCCGAGGATCAGCGGGAGCGGTTTCGCTTTTGGCTGACCATCGGGCTGGGCGCGATCCTGACCGGCGTGGTCGGGGCGCTCGTCCTGTTGCTCAGCCGCGCCAACGATGATTACGACCGCTCGCTGAGCTGGCAGGCGCACAGCCTGGAGATCATCTCGCAGACCCGCAGCCTCGATGCCGCGCTGGCGCGGGCCGAAGCCGCGCTCGGCCGTTTCGCGGTCGGGCTGCAGAAGGAGGACGGCCGCGTCTATCAGCAGCAATGGGGGCTGTCGCAGCAATATCTGACGCTGCTCCAACGCAACGTTCGCGACAATCCGGAGCAGGCCGGGCTGGTCCGCAAGCTGACCGCCGAACTCACCGCGCGCGGCATACAACTCGGCGACGCGGCGCTCAGCGCCAATTATCGCCAGACCATCGCCGCCATCTCCAAATATAATGCCGCCGGCCACGATAGCGCGCTGCTCCGCATCGACCGACTGTTGTCCGACCTCATCCGCAACGAGCGCCGGATATTGTTCGAACGCAACCGCGTCGCGGCGTCGGATCGCGCCAGCCTCAACCAGGCGATCCTGCTCTTTTCGCTGCTCGGCGCCGCGGCGGCGGTGATCGCGATCGCCGCCACGGTCTCGCTCGTCCGCGCCGAAAGCGAACGCCGCACGGCGCGGCGCGAAACGCTGTTCGAAAGCGACCGCGCGATGCAGCTCGAAGCCGCGGTCGAGGCGCGCACCGCCGAACTCGAGCAGGCGAACGTCGCGTTGCGCAGCGAGATGAACGAGCGCGCGACGGCCGAGGCGCAATTGCGCCAGGCCCAGAAGATGGAAGCGGTCGGCCAGCTCACCGGCGGCATCGCGCATGATTTCAACAATATGCTCGCGGTCGTGGTCGGCGGGCTCGAACTCGCGCAGCGGCTCGTCGCGACCGCGCCCGACAAGGCGCAGCGGCACATGAGCAACGCGATGGACGGCGCCAACCGCGCCGCCGACCTGACGCGCCGCCTGCTCACCTTCGCGCGCGCCGAACCCGCGCGCCCCGAAATGATGCCGGTCGATGATTGCATCGCCAGCTTCGCCCAATTGATCGAGCGGACGATCGGCGACCGCATCGCGCTGACGCTCGACCTCCACGTCCCCGACCTTGCCTGCTGGGTCGATCGCCAGCAATTCGAAAATGCGCTCCTCAACCTCGCGGTCAACGCGCGCGACGCGATGGAGGGGCACGGGTCGCTGACCATCCGCACGCTGCGCGACGAGCAGGAAGAGGTGGCGGCGCTGGCGGTGCAGGTCATCGACACCGGCTGCGGCATGTCGGCGGAGGTGGTCGAGCGCGTTTTCGACCCCTTTTACACCACCAAGCCCGCCGGCCAGGGCACCGGCCTCGGCATGAGCCAGGTCTTCGCCTTTTGCCGCCAGTCGGGCGGCGAGGTGCGGGTCGCATCGACCGAAGGCGAAGGGACGAGCGTCGCGATGCTGCTGCCCGTCGCGCGCACCCAGGCCGTCCCCGCGCCCGGCGCCGACGCGGACGAGACGCCCGATGTCGCGCGCGCCGCCGACGCCCTGACAATCCTCGTCGTCGAGGATGACCAGCGCGTCCTGGCGGCGACGGTGGGCGCGGTCGAGGAATTGGGGCACCGGGCGATCGCGTGCAGCAATCCGCTCGACGCCGAGGCGCTTGTCGATACCCATGGCGGGTTCGACCTCATCCTGTCGGACGTGCTGATGCCCGAACTCACCGGCCCCGAAATGGTCGCCGGGTTGAAGCAGCGCTGGCCCGACCTGCCGGTGCTGTTCGTCACCGGCTATGCCGGCGACGCGAGCGAGGACGAGGCGTTCGGCGACCATGACGTGCTGAGGAAGCCCTTTACCCTGACCGCGCTCGACCAGGCGATCCGCCGCACCAACGCGCCGGTGGAGGGGCAAAGGCTGGCGAGCTGA
- the spt gene encoding serine palmitoyltransferase: protein MTDLFSKFDPLIQQREALLATGITDPFSLVMEKVLSPTVAICNGRETILLGTYNYMGMTFDEDVIAAGKAALDTFGSGTTGSRVLNGTYQGHKECEEALKEFYAMDHAMVFSTGYQANLGIISTIAGKGDYVILDIDSHASIYDGCKMGDAEIVAFRHNDVEALEKRLKRLPAEAGKLVVLEGVYSMLGDVAPLKEMIRVSKENGAMVLVDEAHSMGFIGENGRGVAEAQGVIDDVDFIIGTFSKSVGTVGGFCVSNHPKFEIMRLVCRPYVFTASLPPSVVATAATSIRKLMHGSNKRAHLWENSKTLHKGLRDLGFQLGTDEPQSAIIAVIMPDLERGAMMWEALLEEGLYVNLARPPATPAGMTLLRCSLCAEHSIEQVGEILGRFARAGKRAGILG, encoded by the coding sequence ATGACCGACCTTTTCTCCAAATTCGACCCGCTGATCCAGCAGCGCGAGGCTTTGCTCGCGACCGGGATCACCGATCCGTTCAGCCTGGTGATGGAAAAAGTGCTCTCGCCCACCGTCGCGATCTGCAACGGGCGCGAGACGATCCTGCTCGGCACCTATAATTATATGGGCATGACCTTCGACGAGGATGTCATCGCCGCGGGCAAGGCCGCGCTCGACACCTTCGGCAGCGGCACGACCGGCAGCCGCGTCCTCAACGGCACCTATCAGGGCCACAAGGAATGCGAAGAGGCACTGAAAGAATTTTACGCCATGGATCATGCCATGGTGTTTTCGACCGGCTATCAGGCGAACCTCGGCATCATCTCGACGATCGCGGGCAAGGGCGACTATGTCATCCTCGACATCGACAGCCATGCGTCGATCTATGACGGGTGCAAGATGGGCGACGCCGAAATCGTCGCCTTTCGCCACAATGACGTCGAGGCACTCGAAAAAAGGCTGAAGCGCCTGCCCGCCGAAGCGGGGAAGCTCGTGGTGCTCGAGGGCGTCTATTCGATGCTCGGCGACGTCGCGCCGCTGAAAGAGATGATCCGCGTTTCCAAGGAAAATGGCGCGATGGTGCTGGTCGACGAAGCCCATTCGATGGGCTTCATCGGCGAGAATGGCCGCGGGGTTGCCGAGGCGCAGGGGGTCATCGACGACGTCGATTTCATCATCGGCACCTTCTCGAAGAGCGTCGGCACCGTCGGCGGCTTCTGCGTGTCGAACCACCCGAAGTTCGAGATCATGCGGCTCGTCTGCCGTCCTTATGTGTTCACCGCCTCGCTGCCGCCGAGCGTCGTCGCGACCGCCGCGACGAGCATCCGCAAGCTGATGCACGGGTCGAACAAGCGCGCGCATCTGTGGGAAAATTCCAAGACGCTCCACAAGGGGCTTCGCGACCTGGGGTTTCAGCTCGGCACCGACGAGCCGCAGTCGGCGATCATCGCGGTGATCATGCCCGACCTCGAACGCGGCGCAATGATGTGGGAAGCGCTGCTCGAGGAAGGGCTCTACGTCAACCTCGCCCGCCCGCCCGCGACCCCCGCGGGGATGACCCTGCTGCGCTGCTCGCTGTGTGCCGAACATTCGATCGAGCAGGTCGGCGAGATTCTCGGCCGCTTCGCGCGCGCCGGCAAGCGCGCCGGGATTTTGGGCTGA
- a CDS encoding acyl carrier protein translates to MSTALKDQIYGLIEPFNKKGAELTDATTFAGDLEWDSLTVMDFVAEVEDSFDIIISMNQQAEIENVGQLIDAVEKLRG, encoded by the coding sequence ATGAGCACCGCCCTCAAGGACCAGATTTACGGCCTGATCGAGCCTTTCAACAAAAAGGGCGCCGAACTGACCGACGCGACGACCTTTGCCGGTGATCTCGAATGGGACAGCCTGACGGTGATGGATTTCGTCGCCGAGGTCGAAGACAGTTTCGACATCATCATCAGCATGAACCAGCAGGCCGAGATCGAAAATGTCGGCCAGCTGATCGACGCGGTCGAAAAACTGCGGGGTTGA
- a CDS encoding Pycsar system effector family protein, translating into MDSEKSDAKPERPAISFPPNAVHLVRTNQQITMQLSQMADQKASILMGATFVVFTLAVGQARGGGGAFAMPLTVLATFSFLSALLAISAVLPRVGKAPPAVYRDGEDHSNILFFGRFAQMDEDEFIDAVKARMRTEEDIYETILRDTYQNGLILARRKYRFLAYAYRLFVVGLTLTFLSFAYEMTVLWRG; encoded by the coding sequence ATGGACAGCGAAAAATCGGACGCGAAGCCGGAACGGCCGGCGATTTCCTTCCCGCCGAACGCGGTGCATCTCGTGCGCACCAATCAGCAGATCACGATGCAGCTGTCGCAGATGGCCGACCAGAAAGCATCGATCCTGATGGGCGCGACCTTCGTCGTCTTCACGCTCGCGGTCGGGCAGGCGCGCGGCGGGGGCGGGGCGTTCGCGATGCCGCTGACCGTGCTCGCGACCTTTTCCTTCCTCTCCGCGCTGCTCGCCATTTCGGCGGTGCTGCCGCGCGTCGGCAAGGCGCCGCCCGCCGTCTATCGCGACGGCGAGGACCACAGCAACATCCTGTTCTTCGGGCGTTTCGCGCAGATGGACGAGGATGAGTTCATCGACGCGGTCAAGGCGCGGATGCGCACCGAGGAGGATATTTACGAAACCATCCTGCGCGACACCTATCAGAACGGCCTCATCCTCGCGCGGCGCAAATATCGCTTTCTCGCTTATGCCTATCGATTGTTCGTCGTCGGGCTGACGCTGACCTTCCTCTCCTTCGCCTATGAGATGACGGTGCTGTGGCGCGGGTGA
- a CDS encoding MATE family efflux transporter, whose protein sequence is MLEQAHPLTAAPPQTFRAEFRATLALALPLAAANLLQMLVHAVDVIFVARLGDTALAASSLGVAIFGLLLWTGTGLVGAAAPLIAAELGRRNHSVREVRRTVRMALWLSLLVSLAFMGVCAAGGPIMHATGQDPILSERAAGFLLILMWGMFPMIAASVLRIFVSALGRPTIATAITFFALFVNAFGNWVLVFGHLGLPALGLHGSALSSVMTSTAMLVAYVVVIQTDRRLRRYHLFGNWWRSEWSRFAEMLRIGTPIGLTILAEAGLFTGAAFLMGRIGEAQLAGHTIALQIAALAFQIPFGVAQAATIRVGLAYGARDRRGIALAGRASLGLGVGFMGFTALLIWLFPGLVLSIYVDVNEAKNAALVGFAMQFLVVAAAFQLFDGAQTVAAGVLRGLQDTRIPMLIAVCGYWIAGYGTAIYLGFWTPLSGVGVWIGLAVGLVVVAAMLLTRWRLRARLGLLPA, encoded by the coding sequence ATGCTCGAGCAGGCGCACCCCCTGACCGCGGCGCCGCCGCAGACTTTCCGCGCCGAATTTCGCGCGACGCTGGCGCTTGCCCTGCCGCTGGCCGCGGCGAACCTGCTCCAGATGCTCGTTCATGCCGTCGATGTCATCTTCGTCGCGCGGCTCGGCGACACCGCGCTCGCGGCCTCGTCGCTCGGCGTCGCGATCTTCGGCCTGTTGCTGTGGACCGGCACCGGGCTGGTCGGCGCCGCCGCGCCGCTGATCGCCGCCGAACTCGGGCGGCGCAACCATAGCGTGCGCGAGGTGCGGCGCACCGTCCGCATGGCGCTATGGCTCAGCCTGCTCGTTTCGCTCGCCTTCATGGGCGTCTGCGCGGCGGGCGGTCCGATCATGCACGCGACGGGGCAGGATCCGATCCTCTCCGAACGCGCCGCCGGGTTCCTGCTGATCCTGATGTGGGGCATGTTTCCGATGATCGCGGCGAGCGTGCTGCGCATCTTCGTCTCGGCGCTCGGCCGGCCGACGATCGCGACCGCGATCACCTTCTTCGCGCTGTTCGTCAATGCGTTTGGCAATTGGGTGCTGGTGTTCGGCCACCTCGGCCTGCCCGCGCTCGGCCTCCATGGTTCGGCGCTGTCGAGCGTGATGACCAGCACCGCGATGCTGGTCGCCTATGTCGTCGTGATCCAGACCGACCGGCGGCTGCGCCGCTATCATCTGTTCGGCAATTGGTGGCGCAGCGAATGGAGCCGGTTCGCGGAGATGCTGCGGATCGGCACCCCGATCGGCCTGACCATCCTCGCCGAAGCGGGGCTGTTCACCGGCGCCGCCTTCCTGATGGGCCGGATCGGCGAGGCGCAGCTTGCCGGGCATACGATCGCGCTCCAGATCGCCGCGCTTGCTTTCCAGATACCCTTCGGCGTCGCGCAGGCGGCGACGATCCGCGTCGGGCTCGCCTATGGCGCGCGCGACCGCCGCGGCATCGCGCTCGCGGGGCGGGCCTCGCTGGGACTCGGCGTCGGTTTCATGGGCTTTACCGCGCTTTTGATCTGGCTGTTTCCCGGTCTTGTCCTGTCGATCTATGTCGATGTGAACGAGGCGAAGAACGCCGCGCTCGTCGGTTTCGCGATGCAGTTCCTCGTCGTCGCGGCGGCGTTCCAGCTTTTCGACGGTGCGCAGACGGTCGCCGCGGGGGTGCTGCGCGGGTTGCAGGACACGCGCATCCCGATGCTGATCGCGGTCTGCGGCTATTGGATCGCGGGCTATGGCACCGCCATCTATCTGGGGTTCTGGACGCCGCTGTCGGGCGTCGGCGTCTGGATCGGCCTCGCCGTCGGACTGGTCGTCGTCGCGGCGATGCTGCTCACGCGCTGGCGGCTGCGGGCGCGGCTGGGGCTGCTTCCGGCCTAG
- the groES gene encoding co-chaperone GroES codes for MQFRPLHDRVLVRRIEAEEKTAGGIIIPDTAKEKPQEGEVVSVGSGTRADDGKVTPLDVKAGDRILFGKWSGTEVKVDGEELLIMKESDILGVIA; via the coding sequence ATGCAATTTCGTCCGCTGCACGACCGCGTGCTTGTTCGCCGTATCGAAGCCGAAGAAAAAACGGCCGGCGGCATCATCATTCCCGACACCGCCAAGGAAAAGCCGCAGGAAGGCGAAGTCGTCTCGGTCGGCTCGGGCACCCGCGCCGACGACGGCAAGGTGACCCCGCTCGACGTCAAGGCCGGCGACCGCATCCTGTTCGGCAAATGGTCGGGCACCGAGGTCAAGGTCGACGGCGAAGAGCTGCTGATCATGAAGGAATCGGACATCCTCGGCGTCATCGCCTGA
- the groL gene encoding chaperonin GroEL (60 kDa chaperone family; promotes refolding of misfolded polypeptides especially under stressful conditions; forms two stacked rings of heptamers to form a barrel-shaped 14mer; ends can be capped by GroES; misfolded proteins enter the barrel where they are refolded when GroES binds), translating to MAAKDVKFSRDARERILRGVDTLADAVKVTLGPKGRNVVIDKSFGAPRITKDGVTVAKEIELKDKFENMGAQMLREVASKANDKAGDGTTTATVLAQAIVREGMKSVAAGMNPMDLKRGIDLAVTKVVETIKAQSKPVSGTAEIAQVGIISANGDKEVGEKIAEAMEKVGKEGVITVEEAKGLDFELDVVEGMQFDRGYLSPYFITNPEKMLVELADPYILIFEKKLSNLQAMLPILEAVVQSGRPLLIIAEDIEGEALATLVVNRLRGGLKVAAVKAPGFGDRRKAMLQDIAILTAGEMISEDLGIKLESVTLAMLGQAKRVTIDKDNTTIVDGAGDHDAIKGRVEQIRAQIETTTSDYDKEKLQERLAKLAGGVAVIKVGGASEVEVKERKDRVDDALHATRAAVEEGIVPGGGTALLYATKALEGLSGINEDQTRGIDIIRRALQSPVRQIAENAGFDGGVVAGKLFDQKDSNFGFNASTDVYEDLVKAGVIDPTKVVRIALQDAASVAGLLITTEAGIAESPDDKPAMPMGGGGMGGMGGMDF from the coding sequence ATGGCTGCTAAAGACGTCAAATTCTCGCGCGACGCGCGCGAACGCATCCTGCGCGGTGTCGACACCCTCGCCGACGCGGTGAAGGTCACCCTCGGTCCCAAGGGCCGCAACGTCGTCATCGACAAGAGCTTCGGCGCCCCCCGCATCACCAAGGACGGCGTCACCGTCGCCAAGGAAATCGAGCTCAAGGACAAGTTCGAGAATATGGGCGCGCAGATGCTGCGCGAAGTCGCCTCGAAGGCGAACGACAAGGCCGGCGACGGCACCACCACCGCGACCGTTCTCGCCCAGGCGATCGTCCGCGAAGGCATGAAGTCGGTTGCCGCCGGCATGAACCCGATGGACCTGAAGCGCGGCATCGACCTTGCGGTCACCAAGGTCGTCGAAACGATCAAGGCGCAGTCGAAGCCGGTTTCGGGCACCGCTGAAATCGCCCAGGTCGGCATCATCTCGGCCAATGGCGACAAGGAAGTCGGCGAGAAGATCGCCGAAGCGATGGAAAAGGTCGGCAAGGAAGGCGTGATCACCGTCGAGGAAGCCAAGGGCCTCGATTTCGAACTCGACGTCGTCGAAGGCATGCAGTTCGACCGCGGTTACCTGTCGCCCTATTTCATCACCAACCCGGAAAAGATGCTCGTCGAGCTGGCCGATCCGTACATCCTGATCTTCGAAAAGAAGCTCTCGAACCTGCAGGCGATGCTGCCGATCCTCGAAGCCGTGGTCCAGTCGGGTCGCCCGCTGCTGATCATCGCCGAAGACATCGAAGGCGAAGCGCTCGCAACGCTGGTGGTCAACCGCCTGCGCGGCGGCCTGAAGGTCGCGGCCGTCAAGGCACCGGGCTTCGGCGATCGCCGCAAGGCGATGCTGCAGGACATCGCGATCCTCACCGCCGGTGAAATGATCAGCGAAGACCTGGGCATCAAGCTGGAGAGCGTCACGCTCGCCATGCTCGGCCAGGCCAAGCGCGTCACCATCGACAAGGACAACACGACGATCGTCGATGGCGCCGGTGACCATGACGCGATCAAGGGCCGGGTCGAACAGATCCGCGCGCAGATCGAAACCACGACCAGCGACTATGACAAGGAAAAGCTGCAGGAACGTCTGGCGAAGCTCGCTGGCGGTGTGGCGGTCATCAAGGTCGGCGGCGCGTCGGAAGTCGAAGTGAAGGAACGCAAGGATCGCGTCGATGACGCGCTGCATGCGACCCGCGCTGCGGTCGAGGAAGGCATCGTCCCCGGCGGCGGCACTGCGCTTCTTTATGCCACCAAGGCGCTCGAAGGCCTGTCGGGCATCAACGAAGACCAGACGCGCGGCATCGACATCATCCGTCGTGCGCTGCAGTCGCCGGTTCGCCAGATCGCCGAAAACGCGGGCTTCGACGGCGGTGTCGTCGCCGGCAAGCTGTTCGACCAGAAAGACAGCAACTTCGGCTTCAACGCCTCGACCGACGTCTATGAAGACCTGGTCAAGGCCGGTGTCATCGACCCGACCAAGGTCGTGCGCATCGCGCTGCAGGATGCGGCCTCGGTCGCCGGCCTGCTGATCACCACCGAAGCCGGCATTGCCGAATCGCCCGACGACAAGCCCGCCATGCCCATGGGCGGCGGCGGCATGGGCGGCATGGGCGGCATGGACTTCTAA
- a CDS encoding glutaminyl-peptide cyclotransferase yields MMVFLAFALALLADPATPAPPPVERCGYRIVQTYPHDAASFTQGLFWDDGHLYEGTGQYGRSRIARLDLRTGKALAEAKLPADQFGEGITRWGEQIIGVTWQNGVGHRWSIKDLKPLGNFTYDGEGWGVTMVDGSLVLSDGSPELRFLDPATMREQKRVTVRLGDRPVGMINELEAIDGQVWANIWMTDVIVRIDPVSGAVVSLVDLSGLKTDAGASGADSVLNGIAWDAKKKRLFVTGKYWPKLYEIALADCV; encoded by the coding sequence ATGATGGTCTTTCTTGCCTTCGCTCTCGCCCTGCTTGCGGACCCCGCAACGCCCGCGCCGCCGCCGGTCGAGCGTTGCGGCTATCGCATCGTCCAGACCTATCCGCACGATGCGGCCAGCTTCACCCAGGGGCTGTTCTGGGACGATGGCCATCTCTACGAAGGCACCGGCCAATATGGCCGCTCGCGGATCGCGCGGCTCGACCTCCGGACCGGCAAGGCGCTCGCCGAGGCAAAGCTCCCCGCCGACCAGTTCGGCGAGGGGATCACGCGCTGGGGCGAGCAGATCATCGGCGTGACCTGGCAGAATGGCGTCGGCCATCGCTGGTCGATCAAGGATCTGAAGCCGCTCGGCAATTTCACTTACGATGGCGAGGGGTGGGGCGTCACGATGGTCGACGGCAGCCTCGTGCTCAGCGACGGCTCGCCCGAGCTTCGTTTCCTCGACCCCGCGACGATGCGGGAGCAAAAGCGCGTCACCGTGCGACTGGGCGACCGGCCGGTCGGCATGATCAACGAGCTTGAGGCGATCGACGGTCAGGTCTGGGCGAATATCTGGATGACCGATGTCATCGTCCGCATCGATCCCGTGAGCGGCGCCGTGGTGTCGCTCGTCGACCTTTCGGGGCTGAAGACGGATGCGGGAGCCAGCGGAGCCGACAGCGTCCTCAACGGCATCGCCTGGGACGCGAAGAAGAAGCGGCTGTTCGTCACCGGCAAATATTGGCCGAAGCTTTACGAGATCGCGCTGGCGGACTGCGTTTAG
- a CDS encoding DJ-1/PfpI family protein translates to MTDTAAPATTVVFLLFPGITQLDFTAPAQALSRMPGARLVGAAANRDPIATDSGFAILPTHDFASAPQADILCVPGGHGVTEALGNAETIDFIARQAAGAQWVTSVCTGAFLLGRAGLLRGKRATTHWAYTHLLPLVGAAPVKARIVEDGHLVTSGGVTSGLDFALTLIARLQGEAVAQAIQLAIEYDPAPPFAGGHPDRTPGTITEGLKARVYDAAAARMEAALKA, encoded by the coding sequence ATGACCGACACCGCCGCCCCCGCAACCACGGTCGTCTTCCTGCTGTTTCCCGGAATCACCCAGCTCGATTTTACCGCGCCCGCGCAGGCGCTCAGCCGCATGCCCGGCGCACGGCTGGTCGGCGCGGCGGCGAATCGCGACCCGATCGCCACCGACAGCGGCTTTGCGATCCTGCCGACGCACGACTTCGCGAGCGCGCCGCAGGCCGACATCCTCTGCGTCCCCGGCGGTCACGGCGTGACCGAAGCGCTCGGAAATGCGGAGACGATCGATTTCATCGCGCGCCAGGCTGCGGGGGCCCAATGGGTGACGAGCGTCTGCACCGGCGCTTTCCTGCTCGGCCGCGCCGGGTTGCTGCGGGGCAAACGCGCGACGACGCACTGGGCCTATACGCATCTGCTGCCGCTGGTCGGGGCGGCGCCGGTGAAAGCGCGCATCGTCGAGGACGGCCATCTGGTCACCAGCGGCGGCGTGACCTCGGGGCTCGATTTCGCGCTGACGCTGATCGCGCGCCTTCAGGGCGAAGCGGTAGCGCAGGCGATTCAGCTCGCCATCGAATATGACCCCGCCCCGCCCTTTGCCGGCGGCCATCCCGACCGGACGCCGGGGACGATCACCGAAGGGCTGAAGGCGCGCGTCTATGACGCGGCGGCGGCGCGGATGGAGGCCGCGCTTAAGGCCTAA
- a CDS encoding entericidin EcnAB codes for MRKIIITAMAATAFSLAACSDKTQDAAADAASSAADDAAAAGDTVAQGAADAADATADAAKDAGATVEGAANDAGNAVEGTVNAAGDAAAKAGDKIADETKKAEANDKK; via the coding sequence ATGCGCAAGATCATCATCACCGCGATGGCCGCTACGGCTTTCAGCCTCGCCGCCTGCTCGGACAAGACCCAGGACGCCGCGGCCGACGCCGCTTCGTCGGCCGCTGACGATGCCGCCGCCGCGGGCGACACGGTTGCGCAGGGCGCTGCCGACGCAGCCGACGCGACGGCCGATGCCGCCAAGGATGCGGGCGCCACGGTCGAGGGTGCGGCCAACGACGCCGGCAACGCCGTCGAAGGCACGGTGAACGCCGCCGGCGACGCCGCCGCCAAGGCGGGCGACAAGATCGCCGACGAGACCAAGAAGGCCGAAGCCAACGACAAGAAATAA
- a CDS encoding ArsR/SmtB family transcription factor, producing MAELLDIFRALADPTRLRVVALLREMELAIGELAAVLDQSQPRVSRHVRILAEAGIVERRREGSWVFLRIAAEGAASDIIGQAGAWPFSEGEALVNANDARRLAAVRAERVAAAARYFADHAVEWDAIRSRHIAESEVEAAMLAMMGARGLGHLLDIGTGTGRMAEIFAPAARRVTALDRSPEMLRLARAKLAGHAVPIDLVQGDFLNLPVEDASIDSIVIHQALHFAHEPDRVIAEAGRVLRSGGHLLIVDFAPHADEELRTLAAHARLGFSDAQIGGWFAAAGLAVENTQTLEGGDLAVKLWLGRRADGDNQSPLVNTDKRLAA from the coding sequence ATGGCTGAGTTGCTCGACATTTTTCGCGCCCTTGCGGACCCGACGCGCCTGCGCGTCGTGGCGCTTTTGCGCGAAATGGAACTGGCGATCGGCGAACTCGCCGCGGTGCTCGACCAGAGCCAGCCGCGCGTTTCGCGCCACGTCCGCATCCTCGCGGAGGCCGGCATCGTCGAACGACGGCGCGAGGGGAGCTGGGTTTTCCTGCGCATTGCGGCCGAAGGCGCCGCGTCGGACATCATCGGGCAGGCCGGGGCGTGGCCCTTTTCGGAGGGCGAAGCACTGGTCAACGCCAATGATGCGCGCCGCCTTGCCGCGGTGCGCGCCGAGCGGGTCGCCGCCGCCGCGCGCTATTTCGCCGACCATGCCGTCGAATGGGACGCGATCCGATCGCGCCACATCGCCGAAAGCGAGGTCGAGGCCGCGATGCTCGCGATGATGGGCGCGCGGGGGCTGGGGCACCTGCTCGACATCGGCACGGGGACCGGGCGCATGGCGGAAATTTTCGCCCCCGCCGCGCGCCGCGTCACCGCGCTCGACCGCAGCCCGGAAATGCTGCGCCTCGCACGCGCCAAGCTGGCCGGGCACGCGGTGCCGATCGACCTGGTGCAGGGCGACTTCCTGAACCTGCCGGTCGAGGATGCGAGCATCGACAGCATCGTCATCCACCAGGCGCTGCACTTCGCGCACGAACCCGACCGGGTGATTGCCGAGGCGGGCCGGGTGCTGCGCAGCGGCGGACATCTGCTGATCGTCGATTTCGCGCCGCACGCGGACGAGGAACTGCGCACGCTCGCCGCGCACGCGCGCCTCGGTTTTTCCGACGCCCAGATCGGCGGCTGGTTCGCGGCGGCGGGGCTGGCGGTCGAAAACACGCAAACGCTCGAAGGCGGCGACCTCGCGGTCAAGCTGTGGCTTGGTCGCCGGGCCGACGGCGACAATCAATCTCCCCTCGTCAACACCGATAAAAGGCTCGCGGCATGA